In Thermodesulfovibrionales bacterium, a single genomic region encodes these proteins:
- a CDS encoding universal stress protein has protein sequence MDRVQSCPVGRLTKVLLATDRSKFSEGAEREAINFAKVCSSELYAVTILETNPEYETIGSSVFEKEEAEAARYLDSLSERASREGVKCETIFHSSIEPYQAIVDEASERHVDMIVIGRRGRSGLAKLLMGEVAEKVIIHSPCKVLVVPKAARIEYRTILVATDGSGHSLAAVHEAVDIAKRCGSRIIPLSAARNNDELGAAKTNVDNVIEIAKKENIQAEGITPVGRSYNVIVETAGGRGVDLIVMGVSVKSEVGKFFTGSATEKVIGTAGCAVLVVKGDTSTPATV, from the coding sequence ATGGATCGTGTACAATCTTGTCCTGTAGGAAGGCTTACCAAGGTGCTTCTCGCAACCGACCGCTCGAAATTCAGCGAGGGTGCCGAACGGGAGGCGATAAATTTTGCCAAGGTGTGCTCCAGTGAGCTTTACGCTGTTACCATACTCGAAACAAACCCTGAATATGAAACAATCGGTTCAAGCGTGTTTGAAAAAGAAGAGGCGGAAGCGGCCAGGTATCTCGACTCCCTCAGTGAAAGGGCATCTCGGGAAGGCGTTAAATGCGAGACCATTTTCCATTCGAGTATAGAACCCTATCAGGCAATTGTGGATGAGGCATCCGAGCGGCATGTCGATATGATTGTTATCGGCAGGCGCGGCCGCTCAGGGCTTGCAAAGTTGCTCATGGGCGAAGTCGCCGAGAAAGTCATCATACACTCGCCATGCAAGGTCCTCGTTGTCCCAAAGGCGGCCAGGATCGAATACAGGACCATTTTGGTTGCAACCGACGGTTCCGGACACAGCCTCGCGGCGGTTCACGAGGCTGTGGACATTGCAAAGCGATGCGGCAGCAGGATAATACCTCTTTCCGCCGCCCGTAACAACGACGAACTCGGCGCCGCAAAAACTAACGTGGACAACGTTATCGAAATAGCCAAAAAAGAAAACATCCAGGCAGAGGGCATAACACCTGTCGGCAGATCATACAATGTGATTGTCGAGACGGCAGGCGGCAGAGGCGTTGATCTTATCGTAATGGGAGTGTCGGTCAAATCAGAAGTGGGAAAATTTTTCACCGGGAGTGCGACCGAAAAAGTGATAGGGACCGCGGGCTGTGCTGTGCTTGTCGTTAAGGGTGACACGTCCACTCCCGCAACGGTATAG
- a CDS encoding chromate resistance protein ChrB domain-containing protein, whose product MRWITREHVKVDRVACPWLIKKFIDKEAEFFFVPADEVKEEALRLNAIAFDVPGVELGHHGKECSFDAILKKYGLTNNAGLLLLGRIVNGADTDNTLYNQPEGPGLKAIAEGFRHLGFKNDHEINRAEWIVYDALYAYCEEMIRQGKPEGAAR is encoded by the coding sequence ATGAGATGGATTACCAGAGAACATGTCAAAGTCGATCGAGTTGCTTGCCCCTGGCTCATCAAGAAATTTATTGACAAAGAGGCCGAGTTCTTCTTCGTGCCGGCTGACGAGGTGAAGGAGGAAGCGCTCCGTCTCAACGCCATTGCCTTCGATGTTCCAGGGGTGGAACTGGGACATCACGGCAAGGAGTGTTCATTCGATGCCATTCTTAAGAAATATGGGCTGACGAATAATGCAGGCCTTCTCCTGCTCGGGAGGATTGTCAACGGTGCCGATACGGATAATACCCTGTATAACCAGCCAGAAGGTCCCGGGCTCAAGGCGATTGCCGAAGGGTTCAGGCATCTCGGCTTCAAGAATGACCACGAGATTAACAGAGCAGAATGGATTGTCTATGACGCACTCTATGCATACTGCGAGGAAATGATAAGACAGGGCAAACCCGAAGGAGCCGCCCGATAG
- a CDS encoding MFS transporter, whose translation MPFDFALRNLALSHDGRLLFSTRSFRLFAYGFLSVVLMIYLAKIGLNETQIGLLFTLALVGDTVISFWITTTADRRGRRRMLIVGALLMVFAGGLFATTDNFALLLIAATIGVISPSGYEVGPFLPIELAALSHIVPDERRTRVFAWYNLAGSFATALGALFGGVTAQALQGFGMTPTGSYRVIVVAYATVGLMLGYLFMRLSDAVEVPHYSDPSISSPKLGRLLGLDKSRVVVLKLSALFSLDAFAGGFVLQSIVAYWFHVRFNVQPAALGAIFFGANILAGLSALSASWVASRIGLIRTMVFTHIPSNILLILVPLMPNLFLAITVLLLRFSISQMDVPTRQSYTMAIMGPDERSAAAGLTGIARTTGASLSPVFSGPLLASPALLNMPFFLSGGLKIIYDLLLYRSFRNLKPPEEKGTSVPQSS comes from the coding sequence ATGCCCTTTGATTTTGCTCTGAGGAACCTTGCATTGAGTCATGACGGTCGTCTCCTCTTTTCCACGCGAAGTTTCCGTCTGTTTGCTTATGGTTTCCTGTCAGTGGTTCTCATGATCTACCTGGCTAAAATCGGCCTGAATGAAACGCAAATCGGACTGTTATTTACCCTCGCTTTGGTCGGTGATACTGTCATTTCCTTTTGGATAACAACGACCGCGGACCGCAGAGGCCGGCGACGCATGCTTATTGTCGGAGCGTTACTGATGGTCTTTGCAGGCGGCCTGTTCGCGACGACGGACAATTTCGCGCTCCTTCTCATTGCTGCAACAATCGGGGTAATCAGTCCAAGCGGTTACGAAGTGGGTCCATTTCTACCTATCGAACTGGCCGCCCTGTCGCACATTGTTCCGGATGAGCGACGCACCCGGGTATTCGCATGGTACAATCTCGCAGGCTCTTTTGCAACCGCACTGGGTGCTCTGTTTGGCGGTGTTACGGCGCAAGCACTACAGGGATTTGGCATGACTCCGACGGGAAGTTATCGTGTTATTGTCGTCGCCTATGCCACAGTGGGACTGATGCTGGGGTACTTGTTCATGAGGCTTTCTGATGCTGTAGAGGTCCCTCATTACTCCGACCCTTCAATTTCATCCCCGAAGCTTGGTCGCCTTCTGGGTCTTGATAAGTCAAGGGTGGTCGTCCTCAAGCTGTCCGCATTATTTTCGCTCGACGCCTTTGCCGGCGGCTTCGTCTTGCAGAGTATTGTGGCGTACTGGTTCCACGTGCGCTTCAACGTACAACCAGCCGCACTCGGAGCTATTTTCTTTGGGGCAAATATTCTCGCAGGGCTTTCGGCCCTGTCGGCTTCATGGGTGGCATCCCGCATCGGCCTAATCAGAACTATGGTCTTCACGCACATTCCTTCAAATATCCTCTTGATATTGGTTCCTCTCATGCCGAACCTGTTTCTGGCAATCACCGTGCTCCTTTTGCGTTTCAGTATCTCGCAGATGGATGTGCCGACCCGTCAGTCTTATACAATGGCTATCATGGGCCCGGACGAACGTTCTGCAGCAGCAGGCTTAACCGGCATTGCAAGGACGACAGGCGCGTCACTTTCCCCAGTGTTTTCGGGACCCCTTCTTGCATCCCCTGCCCTGTTGAACATGCCTTTTTTCCTTTCGGGCGGCCTCAAGATCATTTATGATCTCTTGCTCTATAGGAGTTTTCGCAATCTGAAGCCTCCGGAAGAGAAAGGGACATCCGTTCCGCAATCCTCATGA
- a CDS encoding chromate resistance protein ChrB domain-containing protein: protein MKRTDKGNIRKDQGWLLFFYSVPSKPVSNRMKIWRKLSKAGAVQIKGAVYILPMNEEHYEFFQWLVSEVSSMGGEAAFTRVDSIDSMKDQEIMDLFNKHKELEYHGINKVIEGLEAKVNSVKKGSKTQNLKALSEQIAKASKSYEEGLKTDFFSSKAGALLLPRLNALNAGMKGFLGTAPETKPAAVPSRKPADYQGKIWVSRKRPFVDRMASAWLIRRFIDKGAKFGLLDETELAAAGKGSVTFDLRGGAFTHVGDLCTFEVLVKSFGIKDRAVKKIAELVHEIDVRDDRYRAPEAQGIESLLSGIRKTAKDDMECLERGVAVFEMLYASKI from the coding sequence ATGAAACGGACCGATAAAGGGAATATCAGAAAAGACCAGGGCTGGCTCCTCTTCTTCTATAGCGTGCCTTCCAAGCCGGTCAGCAACCGCATGAAGATATGGCGTAAGCTCTCGAAGGCAGGGGCAGTTCAAATCAAGGGCGCTGTCTATATCCTGCCCATGAACGAAGAACACTATGAATTCTTCCAGTGGCTCGTCTCCGAAGTCTCTTCGATGGGCGGAGAGGCTGCTTTTACCAGAGTTGACTCTATTGATTCCATGAAGGACCAGGAAATCATGGACCTCTTCAACAAGCATAAAGAATTGGAGTATCATGGGATCAACAAAGTCATCGAAGGCCTTGAGGCTAAGGTGAACAGCGTCAAAAAAGGATCGAAAACTCAGAATCTAAAGGCGCTTTCAGAGCAGATAGCCAAGGCATCAAAGAGTTACGAGGAAGGCCTCAAGACGGACTTCTTCTCTTCAAAGGCCGGCGCTTTGCTCCTGCCAAGGCTTAATGCCCTGAATGCAGGAATGAAAGGATTCCTCGGTACAGCGCCGGAAACGAAACCTGCCGCTGTCCCTTCCAGAAAGCCCGCTGATTACCAAGGGAAGATATGGGTCAGCCGCAAGAGACCTTTTGTAGATAGGATGGCCTCGGCATGGCTTATCAGACGATTTATCGACAAGGGCGCCAAGTTTGGGTTATTGGACGAAACGGAACTTGCTGCCGCGGGAAAAGGTTCTGTAACCTTTGATCTAAGGGGCGGGGCTTTCACTCATGTCGGAGATCTCTGCACATTTGAGGTCTTGGTGAAGTCCTTCGGGATTAAAGACAGAGCGGTAAAGAAGATTGCCGAGCTTGTGCATGAAATTGACGTAAGGGACGACAGGTATAGAGCACCTGAAGCGCAAGGAATCGAAAGCCTACTGTCAGGAATTCGCAAAACGGCAAAAGATGATATGGAATGCCTCGAAAGAGGGGTAGCTGTTTTTGAAATGCTGTATGCATCGAAGATTTAG
- a CDS encoding DUF1259 domain-containing protein, protein MKRILLLIALVLWSFTTVYGQSTGWDGVEKVFGGKGASEGDMFKVTYPRGDLAVKIGEVRIAITAIHSHMLFESPRLFFLHSWGYDDPEKLANGLKAALDKINLAK, encoded by the coding sequence ATGAAACGAATATTGTTGCTTATTGCTTTAGTGCTATGGAGTTTTACCACTGTATATGGGCAATCCACCGGGTGGGATGGAGTCGAAAAAGTTTTTGGTGGAAAGGGGGCCTCCGAGGGGGATATGTTCAAAGTAACATACCCTCGCGGAGATCTTGCGGTCAAAATTGGGGAGGTTAGGATTGCGATTACCGCTATACACAGCCATATGCTTTTTGAGTCTCCCCGCCTTTTCTTTCTACATTCTTGGGGATATGATGATCCGGAGAAGCTCGCCAACGGCCTGAAAGCAGCGCTCGATAAAATCAATCTCGCCAAATGA